The Linepithema humile isolate Giens D197 chromosome 7, Lhum_UNIL_v1.0, whole genome shotgun sequence genome has a window encoding:
- the Nrt gene encoding neurotactin isoform X1, with protein sequence MSEADQEQYKSMDKKEIAEEEREKMLNAENTKHTGAAPAADLEAEEQKPKKKIPIGGIKMPGFCRTRSKEPCKHTLLKSLQVDDETKPAESTEAESAPAAIKENEQNASSVEKPITPAKDSKEKEGRRGILSAIRFPSVSSVFSRRKKESDSELGQTGTAGLASVETLDDSAGELKPIVNEDGMETVRLDGEDGADGAAPGPKHPLICITAVRKHTVASAVTALVLLSVIIIICIACAGPRRNALTSLLKNGKYIETITSCGHVQGILEDGGYAFRGIPYAMPPIDNRRWQQAQSLSRIDRCWNGTYLAHNTSESCWQYENGRTHGDEDCLYLDVFTPVIRYENPLPVIVMIGAETLSGGSPGVMQPSAKLARVREVVLVRPNFRMGIFGFLAAEPLSRATHPPTSGNYGLSDIIVALQWVQLNIEHFGGNKSSVTLWGHRAGGTLVTTLIGSRRSKNLFSRVWISSGSAIFPGDELTTSEKNNQRFLNAIQCNDAACLKSKSAEDIMNAVPEIWYKDTADLPKLEYNKDKHAWLVLDGAILQEHVGQILARDKLSVKVVMGTTAHAGTPSQYLLPNATLNETQVNTLLDSSYLRVLGSNVTKEAIRRYNATLKGLVTMISDIRVVCPLLTLARSSNNIPFYVATQPRGRLADPDSDAAAILGSYAAVTPAEKRHVSAMQQLFNQYVWNGEVVKVDPSGAKRILVVGQDTLLERDYPNCDYWINNNIVPMFGRAD encoded by the exons CATACATTGTTAAAATCATTACAGGTCGACGATGAGACGAAGCCAGCGGAGTCCACCGAAGCGGAATCAGCTCCTGCGGCGATAAAGGAGAACGAGCAGAATGCTTCCTCCGTGGAAAAGCCTATTACGCCCGCGAAGGATTCAAAGGAGAAAGAAGGACGAAGGGGAATCCTGAGTGCTATTCGCTTCCCTTCGGTATCATCTGTTTTCTCCAGAAGGAAGAAG GAATCTGATAGCGAGTTGGGCCAGACTGGTACCGCGGGGCTGGCGAGCGTCGAAACGCTGGACGATAGCGCGGGTGAGTTGAAGCCTATCGTTAACGAAGACGGCATGGAGACCGTGCGACTCGACGGAGAGGATGGAGCGGACGGCGCCGCTCCCGGGCCGAAGCACCCTTTGATTTGCATAACTGCAGTGAGAAAGCACACGGTCGCCTCAG CGGTGACCGCGCTGGTCCTACTCAgcgtcatcatcatcatctgCATCGCCTGCGCTGGACCGAGGAGGAACGCCCTAACGTCGCTTCTGAAGAACGGCAAGTACATCGAGACGATAACGTCGTGCGGGCACGTGCAGGGCATCCTGGAGGACGGCGGTTACGCGTTCCGCGGTATTCCTTACGCGATGCCGCCAATCGACAATCGTCGCTGGCAGCAGGCTCAATCTCTCAGCCGGATCGACCGCTGCTGGAACGGGACTTACCTGGCGCACAACACCTCCGAGAGCTGCTGGCAGTACGAGAACGGTCGCACACACGGCGACGAGGACTGTCTCTATCTCGACGTCTTCACTCCAGTGATTCGATACGAAAATCCGTTGCCCGTGATCGTCATGATCGGCGCCGAAACCCTGAGCGGCGGTTCACCCGGCGTGATGCAACCCTCGGCTAAGCTGGCGCGCGTTCGCGAAGTCGTGCTTGTACGGCCGAACTTCCG AATGGGAATTTTCGGGTTcttggcggccgagccgctcTCTCGAGCGACTCACCCTCCAACCTCGGGCAACTACGGACTGTCAGACATTATAGTGGCTCTTCAGTGGGTGCAGTTGAACATCGAGCATTTCGGCGGCAACAAGTCGTCCGTCACTCTGTGGGGACATCGGGCAGGCGGCACCCTCGTCACGACGCTGATCGGCTCTCGCCGAAGCAAGAATCTTTTCTCGAGGGTGTGGATATCGAGCGGCAGCGCGATCTTCCCGGGTGACGAACTGACCACGTCTGAGAAGAACAACCAGCGCTTCCTCAACGCCATCCAGTGCAACGACGCCGCCTGTTTGAAGAGCAAGAGCGCCGAGGACATCATGAACGCCGTGCCAGAGATATGGTACAAAGACACCGCGGACTTACCGAAGCTGGAGTACAATAAGGATAAGCACGCCTGGCTCGTCCTGGACGGCGCGATCCTCCAGGAACACGTCGGTCAGATCCTGGCACGGGACAAGCTTTCGGTGAAAGTGGTGATGGGCACCACCGCGCACGCCGGCACACCGTCACAATATCTGCTGCCGAACGCCACCCTGAACGAGACGCAAGTCAACACTCTCTTAGACTCGTCGTACCTCCGAGTTTTGGGCTCTAACGTGACGAAGGAAGCTATTAG GCGCTACAACGCCACATTGAAAGGACTGGTCACGATGATCTCCGACATCCGTGTAGTGTGCCCGCTGCTGACGCTCGCCAGATCGAGTAATAATATACCGTTTTACGTAGCCACTCAGCCGCGCGGACGCCTGGCCGATCCCGATAGTGATGCCGCGGCGATTTTAGGAAGTTACGCCGCTGTCACACCTGCGGAAAAGAGACACGTGTCAGCCATGCAACAGCTGTTCAATCAGTATGTGTGGAACGGCGAGGTCGTGAAGGTCGACCCGTCGGGCGCGAAGCGAATCTTGGTTGTCGGTCAGGACACGTTGCTCGAGCGCGATTATCCCAACTGCGATTACTGGATAAACAATAACATCGTACCCATGTTCGGCCGAGCCGATTAG
- the Nrt gene encoding neurotactin isoform X2 → MSEADQEQYKSMDKKEIAEEEREKMLNAENTKHTGAAPAADLEAEEQKPKKKIPIGGIKMPGFCRTRSKEPCKVDDETKPAESTEAESAPAAIKENEQNASSVEKPITPAKDSKEKEGRRGILSAIRFPSVSSVFSRRKKESDSELGQTGTAGLASVETLDDSAGELKPIVNEDGMETVRLDGEDGADGAAPGPKHPLICITAVRKHTVASAVTALVLLSVIIIICIACAGPRRNALTSLLKNGKYIETITSCGHVQGILEDGGYAFRGIPYAMPPIDNRRWQQAQSLSRIDRCWNGTYLAHNTSESCWQYENGRTHGDEDCLYLDVFTPVIRYENPLPVIVMIGAETLSGGSPGVMQPSAKLARVREVVLVRPNFRMGIFGFLAAEPLSRATHPPTSGNYGLSDIIVALQWVQLNIEHFGGNKSSVTLWGHRAGGTLVTTLIGSRRSKNLFSRVWISSGSAIFPGDELTTSEKNNQRFLNAIQCNDAACLKSKSAEDIMNAVPEIWYKDTADLPKLEYNKDKHAWLVLDGAILQEHVGQILARDKLSVKVVMGTTAHAGTPSQYLLPNATLNETQVNTLLDSSYLRVLGSNVTKEAIRRYNATLKGLVTMISDIRVVCPLLTLARSSNNIPFYVATQPRGRLADPDSDAAAILGSYAAVTPAEKRHVSAMQQLFNQYVWNGEVVKVDPSGAKRILVVGQDTLLERDYPNCDYWINNNIVPMFGRAD, encoded by the exons GTCGACGATGAGACGAAGCCAGCGGAGTCCACCGAAGCGGAATCAGCTCCTGCGGCGATAAAGGAGAACGAGCAGAATGCTTCCTCCGTGGAAAAGCCTATTACGCCCGCGAAGGATTCAAAGGAGAAAGAAGGACGAAGGGGAATCCTGAGTGCTATTCGCTTCCCTTCGGTATCATCTGTTTTCTCCAGAAGGAAGAAG GAATCTGATAGCGAGTTGGGCCAGACTGGTACCGCGGGGCTGGCGAGCGTCGAAACGCTGGACGATAGCGCGGGTGAGTTGAAGCCTATCGTTAACGAAGACGGCATGGAGACCGTGCGACTCGACGGAGAGGATGGAGCGGACGGCGCCGCTCCCGGGCCGAAGCACCCTTTGATTTGCATAACTGCAGTGAGAAAGCACACGGTCGCCTCAG CGGTGACCGCGCTGGTCCTACTCAgcgtcatcatcatcatctgCATCGCCTGCGCTGGACCGAGGAGGAACGCCCTAACGTCGCTTCTGAAGAACGGCAAGTACATCGAGACGATAACGTCGTGCGGGCACGTGCAGGGCATCCTGGAGGACGGCGGTTACGCGTTCCGCGGTATTCCTTACGCGATGCCGCCAATCGACAATCGTCGCTGGCAGCAGGCTCAATCTCTCAGCCGGATCGACCGCTGCTGGAACGGGACTTACCTGGCGCACAACACCTCCGAGAGCTGCTGGCAGTACGAGAACGGTCGCACACACGGCGACGAGGACTGTCTCTATCTCGACGTCTTCACTCCAGTGATTCGATACGAAAATCCGTTGCCCGTGATCGTCATGATCGGCGCCGAAACCCTGAGCGGCGGTTCACCCGGCGTGATGCAACCCTCGGCTAAGCTGGCGCGCGTTCGCGAAGTCGTGCTTGTACGGCCGAACTTCCG AATGGGAATTTTCGGGTTcttggcggccgagccgctcTCTCGAGCGACTCACCCTCCAACCTCGGGCAACTACGGACTGTCAGACATTATAGTGGCTCTTCAGTGGGTGCAGTTGAACATCGAGCATTTCGGCGGCAACAAGTCGTCCGTCACTCTGTGGGGACATCGGGCAGGCGGCACCCTCGTCACGACGCTGATCGGCTCTCGCCGAAGCAAGAATCTTTTCTCGAGGGTGTGGATATCGAGCGGCAGCGCGATCTTCCCGGGTGACGAACTGACCACGTCTGAGAAGAACAACCAGCGCTTCCTCAACGCCATCCAGTGCAACGACGCCGCCTGTTTGAAGAGCAAGAGCGCCGAGGACATCATGAACGCCGTGCCAGAGATATGGTACAAAGACACCGCGGACTTACCGAAGCTGGAGTACAATAAGGATAAGCACGCCTGGCTCGTCCTGGACGGCGCGATCCTCCAGGAACACGTCGGTCAGATCCTGGCACGGGACAAGCTTTCGGTGAAAGTGGTGATGGGCACCACCGCGCACGCCGGCACACCGTCACAATATCTGCTGCCGAACGCCACCCTGAACGAGACGCAAGTCAACACTCTCTTAGACTCGTCGTACCTCCGAGTTTTGGGCTCTAACGTGACGAAGGAAGCTATTAG GCGCTACAACGCCACATTGAAAGGACTGGTCACGATGATCTCCGACATCCGTGTAGTGTGCCCGCTGCTGACGCTCGCCAGATCGAGTAATAATATACCGTTTTACGTAGCCACTCAGCCGCGCGGACGCCTGGCCGATCCCGATAGTGATGCCGCGGCGATTTTAGGAAGTTACGCCGCTGTCACACCTGCGGAAAAGAGACACGTGTCAGCCATGCAACAGCTGTTCAATCAGTATGTGTGGAACGGCGAGGTCGTGAAGGTCGACCCGTCGGGCGCGAAGCGAATCTTGGTTGTCGGTCAGGACACGTTGCTCGAGCGCGATTATCCCAACTGCGATTACTGGATAAACAATAACATCGTACCCATGTTCGGCCGAGCCGATTAG
- the LOC105674232 gene encoding phospholipase DDHD1-like isoform X1, whose product MSGNLREIDPFSEMPMELESCEENDEAIEEGPKDNVETNIETEESYAESLTPEEIRWFYKDGVEKRWNEFCGYDSLRIEKIYQERQNLIGTSNDEINNENNLPPAERIVVRGGMYDVQIDNMKCVSIYWPGEEWEIMRATWYYDGSWIPLETEHSKVIEEVHLRLFQKESNDQSSSKCDASVPQAYKVLHTEQFSEFHVDWHSINDVILYSEYTPTKLMRSVTSKLGFAKTTGYRLKRGYKSRASMEDKPRDIDHLVFVVHGIGQKRDTGKIIRNTTCFRGCVDWLKQKYFPNSQHRVEFFAVEWRSSLKLDGDIVDAITPYSVLSIRHLLNTSAMDILYYTSPLYGAEVRAGLQKELNRLYFMFASRHPGWQGKVSILAHSLGCVIVYDIVTGWMGPDTRLPSPHAHEVLLQGLQFPIENLFCLGSPLSVFLALRTRTPSNRLDVMPQSLCKRFYNIFHWSDPVAYRMEPLLERGYSKIEPVLIPPYGGVDGQQIPQSPSSLNNVDPTLPPTETDDKDDSPTDIPNRAEKGWSLWDLVRGGWNVREGPSSPTPESNPPIRPGQELTQRLDYVLRAVGLGRNYLYTVAAHTAYWNNYDVAYFVLTRLFPTLES is encoded by the exons ATGTCCGGCAACTTGAGAGAAATTGATCCGTTCAGCGAGATGCCTATGGAACTAGAATCCTGTGAAG AGAATGACGAAGCAATAGAAGAGGGTCCAAAGGACAATGTAGAAACGAATATAGAAACTGAAGAATCTTACGCAGAATCTTTAACTCCAGAAGAAATACGGTGGTTTTATAAAGATGGTGTTGAAAAAAGATGGAATGAATTTTGCGGGTACGACAGCTTAAGaatcgaaaaaatttatcaggagcgtcaaaatttaattggcACAAGTAACGACGAGataaacaatgaaaataatttaccaCCTGCTGAAAGAATTGTAGTTAGAGGAGGCATGTACGATgttcaaattgataatatgAAATGCGTATCTATATACTGGCCAG GTGAAGAATGGGAAATTATGAGAGCTACGTGGTATTATGATGGCAGTTGGATACCGTTAGAGACAGAACATTCCAAAGTAATAGAAGAAGTCCACCTTagattatttcaaaaagaaaGTAACGATCAAAGTAGCTCTAAGTGTGATGCGAGTGTTCCTCAGGCTTATAAAG TATTACATACCGAACAGTTCTCTGAATTTCACGTTGACTGGCACTCGATTAACGACGTAATATTATATAGCGAATACACTCCTACTAAACTGATGCGCAGTGTCACGTCAAAGCTGGGCTTTGCCAAAA CAACAGGGTATCGATTAAAACGAGGCTACAAATCGCGTGCGAGCATGGAGGATAAGCCGCGCGATATTGACCATTTAGTATTTGTTGTTCACGGAATAGGACAAAAACGGGATACAGGGAAGATTATACGTAACACCACATG TTTCAGGGGCTGCGTGGATTGGCTCAAACAGAAGTACTTCCCAAATTCTCAGCATAGAGTAGAATTTTTTGCAGTTGAATGGCGATCGTCGTTAAAGTTAGACGGAG ATATAGTCGACGCGATTACGCCTTATAGCGTGTTAAGTATACGTCACTTGTTAAATACATCAGCGatggatattttatattatacaagtCCTTTATACGGTGCTGAAGTTAGAGCCGGCTTGCAGAAAGAACTGAATAGATTGTACTTTATGTTCGCGAGTCGGCATCCCGGCTGGCAGGGGAAGGTTTCAATACTGGCGCATTCCCTAGGATGCGTGATTGTGTACGACATAGTCACAGGCTGGATGGGACCCGACACGCGACTTCCATCTCCGCATGCACACGAAGTTTTGTTACAAGGATTACAATTTCCG ATTGAAAATCTATTCTGCTTGGGCTCACCGTTGTCTGTATTCTTAGCGTTGCGCACACGTACTCCATCCAATAGGTTAGACGTGATGCCGCAAAGTTTGTGCAAgagattttataacatatttcatTGGTCCGATCCGGTCGCTTATCGTATGGAGCCGCTCTTGGAGCGAGGTTACAGTAAAATCGAGCCAGTTCTCATACCGCCGTACGGAGGGGTCGACGGACAGCAGATACCACAGTCGCCTTCGTCGTTAAACAACGTCGATCCAACTCTACCGCCTACAG AAACTGACGATAAAGATGATAGCCCAACGGATATACCGAATCGTGCGGAGAAGGGCTGGAGTCTTTGGGACCTAGTGCGAGGCGGTTGGAACGTTAGAGAAGGCCCGTCTTCGCCGACGCCAGAGTCGAATCCGCCAATCCGTCCAGGTCAAG AATTAACGCAGCGATTGGATTATGTGCTGCGTGCAGTCGGTTTAGGAAGGAATTACTTGTATACGGTGGCAGCGCACACGGCATATTGGAATAATTATGACGTGGCCTATTTCGTATTAACAAGACTCTTTCCGACGTTGGAATCGTGA
- the LOC105674232 gene encoding phospholipase DDHD1-like isoform X2 has protein sequence MSGNLREIDPFSEMPMELESCEENDEAIEEGPKDNVETNIETEESYAESLTPEEIRWFYKDGVEKRWNEFCGYDSLRIEKIYQERQNLIGTSNDEINNENNLPPAERIVVRGGMYDVQIDNMKCVSIYWPGEEWEIMRATWYYDGSWIPLETEHSKVIEEVHLRLFQKESNDQSSSKCDASVPQAYKVLHTEQFSEFHVDWHSINDVILYSEYTPTKLMRSVTSKLGFAKTTGYRLKRGYKSRASMEDKPRDIDHLVFVVHGIGQKRDTGKIIRNTTWGCVDWLKQKYFPNSQHRVEFFAVEWRSSLKLDGDIVDAITPYSVLSIRHLLNTSAMDILYYTSPLYGAEVRAGLQKELNRLYFMFASRHPGWQGKVSILAHSLGCVIVYDIVTGWMGPDTRLPSPHAHEVLLQGLQFPIENLFCLGSPLSVFLALRTRTPSNRLDVMPQSLCKRFYNIFHWSDPVAYRMEPLLERGYSKIEPVLIPPYGGVDGQQIPQSPSSLNNVDPTLPPTETDDKDDSPTDIPNRAEKGWSLWDLVRGGWNVREGPSSPTPESNPPIRPGQELTQRLDYVLRAVGLGRNYLYTVAAHTAYWNNYDVAYFVLTRLFPTLES, from the exons ATGTCCGGCAACTTGAGAGAAATTGATCCGTTCAGCGAGATGCCTATGGAACTAGAATCCTGTGAAG AGAATGACGAAGCAATAGAAGAGGGTCCAAAGGACAATGTAGAAACGAATATAGAAACTGAAGAATCTTACGCAGAATCTTTAACTCCAGAAGAAATACGGTGGTTTTATAAAGATGGTGTTGAAAAAAGATGGAATGAATTTTGCGGGTACGACAGCTTAAGaatcgaaaaaatttatcaggagcgtcaaaatttaattggcACAAGTAACGACGAGataaacaatgaaaataatttaccaCCTGCTGAAAGAATTGTAGTTAGAGGAGGCATGTACGATgttcaaattgataatatgAAATGCGTATCTATATACTGGCCAG GTGAAGAATGGGAAATTATGAGAGCTACGTGGTATTATGATGGCAGTTGGATACCGTTAGAGACAGAACATTCCAAAGTAATAGAAGAAGTCCACCTTagattatttcaaaaagaaaGTAACGATCAAAGTAGCTCTAAGTGTGATGCGAGTGTTCCTCAGGCTTATAAAG TATTACATACCGAACAGTTCTCTGAATTTCACGTTGACTGGCACTCGATTAACGACGTAATATTATATAGCGAATACACTCCTACTAAACTGATGCGCAGTGTCACGTCAAAGCTGGGCTTTGCCAAAA CAACAGGGTATCGATTAAAACGAGGCTACAAATCGCGTGCGAGCATGGAGGATAAGCCGCGCGATATTGACCATTTAGTATTTGTTGTTCACGGAATAGGACAAAAACGGGATACAGGGAAGATTATACGTAACACCACATG GGGCTGCGTGGATTGGCTCAAACAGAAGTACTTCCCAAATTCTCAGCATAGAGTAGAATTTTTTGCAGTTGAATGGCGATCGTCGTTAAAGTTAGACGGAG ATATAGTCGACGCGATTACGCCTTATAGCGTGTTAAGTATACGTCACTTGTTAAATACATCAGCGatggatattttatattatacaagtCCTTTATACGGTGCTGAAGTTAGAGCCGGCTTGCAGAAAGAACTGAATAGATTGTACTTTATGTTCGCGAGTCGGCATCCCGGCTGGCAGGGGAAGGTTTCAATACTGGCGCATTCCCTAGGATGCGTGATTGTGTACGACATAGTCACAGGCTGGATGGGACCCGACACGCGACTTCCATCTCCGCATGCACACGAAGTTTTGTTACAAGGATTACAATTTCCG ATTGAAAATCTATTCTGCTTGGGCTCACCGTTGTCTGTATTCTTAGCGTTGCGCACACGTACTCCATCCAATAGGTTAGACGTGATGCCGCAAAGTTTGTGCAAgagattttataacatatttcatTGGTCCGATCCGGTCGCTTATCGTATGGAGCCGCTCTTGGAGCGAGGTTACAGTAAAATCGAGCCAGTTCTCATACCGCCGTACGGAGGGGTCGACGGACAGCAGATACCACAGTCGCCTTCGTCGTTAAACAACGTCGATCCAACTCTACCGCCTACAG AAACTGACGATAAAGATGATAGCCCAACGGATATACCGAATCGTGCGGAGAAGGGCTGGAGTCTTTGGGACCTAGTGCGAGGCGGTTGGAACGTTAGAGAAGGCCCGTCTTCGCCGACGCCAGAGTCGAATCCGCCAATCCGTCCAGGTCAAG AATTAACGCAGCGATTGGATTATGTGCTGCGTGCAGTCGGTTTAGGAAGGAATTACTTGTATACGGTGGCAGCGCACACGGCATATTGGAATAATTATGACGTGGCCTATTTCGTATTAACAAGACTCTTTCCGACGTTGGAATCGTGA
- the LOC105674232 gene encoding phospholipase DDHD1-like isoform X3: MVLKKDGMNFAGEEWEIMRATWYYDGSWIPLETEHSKVIEEVHLRLFQKESNDQSSSKCDASVPQAYKVLHTEQFSEFHVDWHSINDVILYSEYTPTKLMRSVTSKLGFAKTTGYRLKRGYKSRASMEDKPRDIDHLVFVVHGIGQKRDTGKIIRNTTCFRGCVDWLKQKYFPNSQHRVEFFAVEWRSSLKLDGDIVDAITPYSVLSIRHLLNTSAMDILYYTSPLYGAEVRAGLQKELNRLYFMFASRHPGWQGKVSILAHSLGCVIVYDIVTGWMGPDTRLPSPHAHEVLLQGLQFPIENLFCLGSPLSVFLALRTRTPSNRLDVMPQSLCKRFYNIFHWSDPVAYRMEPLLERGYSKIEPVLIPPYGGVDGQQIPQSPSSLNNVDPTLPPTETDDKDDSPTDIPNRAEKGWSLWDLVRGGWNVREGPSSPTPESNPPIRPGQELTQRLDYVLRAVGLGRNYLYTVAAHTAYWNNYDVAYFVLTRLFPTLES; encoded by the exons ATGGTGTTGAAAAAAGATGGAATGAATTTTGCGG GTGAAGAATGGGAAATTATGAGAGCTACGTGGTATTATGATGGCAGTTGGATACCGTTAGAGACAGAACATTCCAAAGTAATAGAAGAAGTCCACCTTagattatttcaaaaagaaaGTAACGATCAAAGTAGCTCTAAGTGTGATGCGAGTGTTCCTCAGGCTTATAAAG TATTACATACCGAACAGTTCTCTGAATTTCACGTTGACTGGCACTCGATTAACGACGTAATATTATATAGCGAATACACTCCTACTAAACTGATGCGCAGTGTCACGTCAAAGCTGGGCTTTGCCAAAA CAACAGGGTATCGATTAAAACGAGGCTACAAATCGCGTGCGAGCATGGAGGATAAGCCGCGCGATATTGACCATTTAGTATTTGTTGTTCACGGAATAGGACAAAAACGGGATACAGGGAAGATTATACGTAACACCACATG TTTCAGGGGCTGCGTGGATTGGCTCAAACAGAAGTACTTCCCAAATTCTCAGCATAGAGTAGAATTTTTTGCAGTTGAATGGCGATCGTCGTTAAAGTTAGACGGAG ATATAGTCGACGCGATTACGCCTTATAGCGTGTTAAGTATACGTCACTTGTTAAATACATCAGCGatggatattttatattatacaagtCCTTTATACGGTGCTGAAGTTAGAGCCGGCTTGCAGAAAGAACTGAATAGATTGTACTTTATGTTCGCGAGTCGGCATCCCGGCTGGCAGGGGAAGGTTTCAATACTGGCGCATTCCCTAGGATGCGTGATTGTGTACGACATAGTCACAGGCTGGATGGGACCCGACACGCGACTTCCATCTCCGCATGCACACGAAGTTTTGTTACAAGGATTACAATTTCCG ATTGAAAATCTATTCTGCTTGGGCTCACCGTTGTCTGTATTCTTAGCGTTGCGCACACGTACTCCATCCAATAGGTTAGACGTGATGCCGCAAAGTTTGTGCAAgagattttataacatatttcatTGGTCCGATCCGGTCGCTTATCGTATGGAGCCGCTCTTGGAGCGAGGTTACAGTAAAATCGAGCCAGTTCTCATACCGCCGTACGGAGGGGTCGACGGACAGCAGATACCACAGTCGCCTTCGTCGTTAAACAACGTCGATCCAACTCTACCGCCTACAG AAACTGACGATAAAGATGATAGCCCAACGGATATACCGAATCGTGCGGAGAAGGGCTGGAGTCTTTGGGACCTAGTGCGAGGCGGTTGGAACGTTAGAGAAGGCCCGTCTTCGCCGACGCCAGAGTCGAATCCGCCAATCCGTCCAGGTCAAG AATTAACGCAGCGATTGGATTATGTGCTGCGTGCAGTCGGTTTAGGAAGGAATTACTTGTATACGGTGGCAGCGCACACGGCATATTGGAATAATTATGACGTGGCCTATTTCGTATTAACAAGACTCTTTCCGACGTTGGAATCGTGA
- the LOC105674233 gene encoding eukaryotic translation initiation factor 3 subunit F codes for MALNLTVKVHPVILFQIVDAYERRKAESSRVVGTLLGTVEKGIVEVTNCFCVPHKESESQVEADLTYGMDLYDLNHRVNTQENIVGWWATGDEVTTHSSVIHEYYVRECNNPVHLTVNTTLTNTTRMAFKAYVCVPLGVPNGKQGSMFTPVKVQVSCYEPEVIGMQLCSKTQLQSQVQAGTTTRGTEPMMDLAQVSEACSKLSLMLEQVLAYVDDVLAGKQPPDNQVGRALLDMVHSVPKMTNDQFNKMFNSNVKDLLMVVALSRLIKTQLQLNEKLTLLTTL; via the exons ATGGCGCTTAACCTAACTGTCAAGGTGCATCCTGTAATATTATTCCAAATTGTAGATGCTTACGAACGACGGAAAGCAGAATCGTCGCGTGTTGTTGGTACTTTATTAG GTACCGTAGAGAAAGGAATTGTGGAAGtaacaaattgtttttgcGTACCACACAAGGAATCTGAAAGTCAAGTAGAAGCTGATCTTACTTACGGAATGGACTTGTATGATTTAAATCATCGAGTTAATACGCAAGAGAACATTGTTGGCTGGTGGGCTACTGGTGATGag gTTACCACACATTCATCTGTTATCCACGAATATTATGTGCGAGAATGTAATAATCCAGTGCATTTGACTGTTAATACTACATTAACAAACACCACGAGGATGGCATTTAAAGCTTACGTGTGTGTTCCATTAGGAGTACCTAATGGCAAGCAAGGATCTATGTTCACGCCTGTTAAAGTTCAG GTTTCATGCTATGAACCAGAGGTTATAGGAATGCAATTATGTTCCAAGACTCAATTGCAATCTCAAGTACAAGCTGGAACTACTACTAGAGGGACAGAACCCATGATGGATCTTGCGCAAGTTTCGGAGGCTTGTTCCAAACTTTCTTTGATGCTGGAACAAGTACTTGCATATGTCGATGACGTGTTAGCGGGAAAACAACCACCAGATAATCAA GTAGGCAGAGCCCTTTTGGATATGGTGCATTCTGTACCAAAAATGACAAACGATcaatttaacaaaatgtttaatagtAATGTTAAGGATCTTCTGATGGTTGTGGCCTTATCTCGACTAATAAAAACGCAATTGCAACTTAATGAAAAACTTACACTACTCAcaactttataa